The following proteins come from a genomic window of Ornithinimicrobium cryptoxanthini:
- the rimI gene encoding ribosomal protein S18-alanine N-acetyltransferase: MTGTQTRPMRWQDLPAVHRIEVDSFEQDAWSLGSFWGELAARPRRDYVVLDDESVLGYAGLDLAGETADVMTIAVDPQLRGQGHGVILLEWLLHRAVLAGARQVMLEVRADNEAAIGLYARYGFAEVHRRRGYYQPGGVDALIMRKEVGGDD; this comes from the coding sequence GTGACCGGGACACAGACGCGGCCGATGCGCTGGCAGGACCTGCCCGCGGTGCACCGCATCGAGGTGGACTCCTTCGAGCAGGACGCCTGGTCGTTGGGCAGCTTCTGGGGGGAGCTCGCGGCCCGGCCCCGGCGGGACTACGTGGTGCTCGACGACGAGTCGGTGCTGGGCTATGCCGGGCTGGACCTGGCCGGTGAGACCGCGGACGTGATGACCATCGCGGTCGACCCCCAGCTGCGCGGGCAGGGCCATGGCGTGATCCTGCTGGAGTGGCTGCTGCACCGCGCTGTGCTGGCGGGGGCGCGCCAGGTCATGCTTGAGGTCCGCGCCGACAACGAGGCGGCCATCGGGCTCTATGCGCGCTATGGGTTTGCCGAGGTGCACCGCCGGCGGGGCTACTACCAGCCCGGCGGCGTCGATGCGTTGATCATGCGGAAAGAGGTGGGTGGCGATGACTGA
- the tsaD gene encoding tRNA (adenosine(37)-N6)-threonylcarbamoyltransferase complex transferase subunit TsaD: MTDPLVLGVESSCDETGIGLVRGHTLLANAVASSVDQHARFGGVVPEVASRAHLEAMVPTIERACAEGGVRLEDVDAVAVTAGPGLAGALLVGVASAKALALGLGVPLYGVNHLGAHVAVDVLDHGPLPEPMMALLVSGGHTNLLHVPDITSDIRSLGQTLDDAAGEAFDKVARVLGLPYPGGPHIDRAARAGDPQAIRFPRGLTSRKDMERHRYDFSFSGLKSSVVRWVQARERAGEPVPVADVAASFQEAVVDVLTSKAVLACTENGVLDLQLGGGVAANGRLRELLEERCAEAGIRLRVPRRDLCTDNGAMVAALGAVLIAKGHEPSPLTIPADSSQPVAQIRPLAQVAS; the protein is encoded by the coding sequence ATGACTGATCCCCTGGTGCTGGGGGTGGAGAGCAGCTGTGACGAGACCGGGATCGGACTGGTGCGCGGTCACACCCTGCTGGCCAACGCGGTCGCCAGCAGCGTGGACCAGCACGCCAGGTTCGGCGGGGTCGTCCCCGAGGTGGCCAGCCGGGCCCACCTGGAGGCCATGGTGCCCACCATCGAGCGGGCCTGTGCGGAGGGCGGCGTGCGGCTCGAGGACGTGGACGCCGTCGCGGTGACGGCCGGCCCCGGGCTGGCCGGCGCGCTGTTGGTCGGTGTCGCCTCGGCCAAGGCCCTCGCGCTGGGCCTTGGAGTGCCGCTGTATGGCGTGAACCACCTGGGTGCGCACGTCGCCGTGGACGTCCTCGACCACGGCCCGCTGCCCGAGCCGATGATGGCGCTGCTGGTGTCGGGTGGGCACACCAACCTGTTGCACGTGCCTGACATCACCAGTGACATCCGCTCGCTGGGCCAGACGCTCGACGACGCGGCCGGCGAGGCCTTCGACAAGGTGGCCCGGGTGCTGGGCCTGCCCTATCCCGGCGGGCCGCACATCGACCGGGCCGCCCGTGCGGGTGACCCGCAGGCGATCCGCTTCCCGCGCGGGCTGACGTCGCGCAAGGACATGGAGCGGCACCGCTATGACTTCTCCTTCAGCGGGCTGAAGTCCTCGGTCGTGCGCTGGGTGCAGGCCCGCGAGCGGGCGGGGGAGCCGGTGCCGGTCGCGGACGTGGCCGCCTCCTTCCAGGAGGCCGTCGTCGACGTGCTGACCAGCAAGGCGGTGCTGGCGTGCACCGAGAACGGTGTGCTCGACCTGCAGCTAGGCGGTGGTGTGGCTGCCAACGGGCGGCTGCGCGAGCTGCTGGAGGAACGCTGCGCCGAGGCCGGCATCCGGTTGCGCGTCCCACGACGCGACCTGTGCACTGACAACGGCGCCATGGTTGCCGCTCTCGGGGCGGTGCTCATCGCTAAGGGCCACGAGCCCTCGCCGCTCACGATTCCGGCGGACAGCTCGCAGCCCGTCGCCCAGATCCGACCCCTGGCGCAGGTCGCGTCGTGA